Genomic DNA from Comamonas antarctica:
GATCACCGGAGCGTTTTCTTCGGGATGCATGCCATAGGGAATGCCGCGGCCGTCATCCTCCACGCTGACCGAATGGTCGGCATGCAGGGTGAGCTTGATTTTCTTGCCGTAGCCGGCCAGCGCTTCGTCGGCCGCGTTGTCCACCACTTCCTGCAGGATGTGCAGAGGGTTGTCGGTACGCGTATACATGCCCGGCCGCTGCTTGACGGGCTCGAGGCCCTTGAGCACGCGGATCGAGCCTTCGGAGTAAGCACTCGTGGAGGAGGATGAAGGTTTAGCTGCCATGGGCTGGGATTGTAGTGCGGCGCGGCGGCGAAAGCTGTATGGACACACAGCATGGCCTCGCAAGCCTTGCAGGATCGACGGCAACAGCAACCCTGGAGGTCGCGCAGTTGCCAGCAGCCTGGGGTCAATTTGGCTACAGTCGCGTCATCATGCAACAAACATTATCAAAACCAATTTCCATGATGCAGGTGCTGCTGTGCGGGGGCGCAGTGGTCACGCTGTCGATGGGCATACGCCATGGCTTCGGGCTGTGGCTGCAGCCGATCACGCAGGAGATGGGCTGGAGCCGTGAGTCCTTTGCGATGGCCATTGCCATCCAGAACATTGCCTGGGGCATCATGGGCATCTTTGCCGGCATGGTGGCCGACCGCTTTGGCGCGTTCCGCGTGCTGCTGGCCGGCGCCGCGGCCTATGCGCTGGGGCTGGCCGGCATGGCGCTATCGAGCACGCCGCTGTGGTTTGCGCTCACGGCGGGCCTGCTGATCGGCGTGGCCCAGGCTGGCACGACCTACGCCGTGGTGTTCGGCGTGCTGGGCCGGCAGATTCCCGCCGCCCGGCGCTCCTGGGCCATGGGCGTGATCGCGGCCACGGGCTCGTTTGGCCAGTTCTTCATGGTGCCGGTCGAGGGTGCGCTGATCGCGCAGATCGGCTGGTCGAATGCGCTGCTGGTGCTCGCCATGCTGGTGCTGATCATCGTGCCGCTGGCCTTCGGCCTGCGCGAGCCCGGCCTTGCCGGCCGCAGCAGCGCGCCGCGCGAGCAAAGCGTGGCGCAGGCCGTGACCGAGGCCTTCCGCACGCCCAGCTTCCTGCTGCTGACCGCGGGCTACTTCGTCTGCGGCTTCCAGGTGATGTTCATCGGCGTGCACATGCCCAGCTACCTCAAGGACTACGGCCTGGCGCCGCATGTCGCGAGCTATTCGCTGGCGCTGGTCGGCCTGTTCAACATCTTCGGCACCTACCTGGCCGGCAACCTGGGCCAGCATTTCCCCAAGCGCTATCTGCTGGCGGGCATCTATCTCGCGCGCTCGGTGGTGACGGTGGCCTTCCTGCTGGTGCCGCTGTCGCCCTGGTCGGTGTACGCGTTCTCGGCGGCCATGGGTTTCCTGTGGCTGTCGACGGTGCCGCTGACCAATGCCACGGTGGCGCAGATCTTCGGCGTGCAGCATCTGTCGATGCTCGGCGGCTTCGTGTTCTTCAGCCACCAGGTCGGCAGCTTCCTTGGCGTGTGGCTGGGCGGCTATCTCTATGACCGCAGCGGCAGCTACGACATCGTCTGGTACCTGTCGATCGCGCTGGGCATCTTTGCCGCGCTGATCAACCTGCCGGTGCGCGAGGCGGCGCTGCAGCGCCGCCCGCTGGCGGCCTGAGCCATGGCCGCGCAGCAAGCACTGCCTCTGCGGCGCCGCGGCTTGCGCGTGCTGGGCGGCGTGCTGATCGCGCTGGTGCTGGCGGCGGTGTTTGGTCTTTACACCGACCCGGACTTCATGATTTTGATGGCCGACCAGGTCTGGGCGTGTTTTTAAAGCACCCCCTGAGCGCCTTCGGCGCTTCCCCCTCTCAACCTTCGGTGGAGGGGGACGGCAGCCTCGCTGCGGGGCGGCCCTTGCTCGCTGCCCCCTTGCTGGGTCGCGCCAGTTTCCAAGAAAGCGGATATTGCAGGCGTGCGGGAAAATCCCCGTTATGACGCACACGCCTTTTCACGCTTCGCCCTGGATCCAGCGTTTCAGCCATCTCGTGCCCGCAGGCGGCACGGTGCTCGACGTCGCCTGCGGCCAGGGCCGGCATGTGCACTGGTTCGCGCAGCGCGGCCATCCCTGCGTGGGCATCGACCGCTCGGCCGACGCGCTGGCCGCGCTGCCGGCATCGGCGCAGCGCGTCTGCGCGGATATCGAAGGCGGCGCCTGGCCGCTGCCGGGCACGCAGTTTGCCGCCGTCGTGGTCACCAACTATCTCTGGCGCGCGCTGCTGCCCACGCTGGTGGCCAGCGTCGCGCCCGGCGGCGTGCTGCTGTACGAGACCTTTGCCGATGGCAATGCACGTTTTGGCAAGCCCTCGCGCCCCGACTTCCTGCTGCAGCCCGGCGAGCTGCTGCGCGCCTGCGCCGGCGAGTTGCAGGTCGTGGCCTATGAAGACGGCTTCCTCGACGGCCCGCCGCGCTGCGTGCAGCGCATTGCCGCGCGGCGCCCCGCCCCCGGCGCCGGCGTGCCGGCAGCGCTGTGAGCCGGCACTTTTTGCATCCGGAAACCGTCTCCTCCCCGGGGATGCCCGGGTGAGCCAACTCAGGGTTGCGGACACTCGTTAGAATGTCCCTTTCCCGTTTTCAACTGCGGACATGACCTCTTCCACCGTCGCTCTCACCGGCAGCATTGTTGCCCTCGTCACCCCCATGCACGAAGACGGTAGCGTCGACTACCCGAGCCTGCGCAAACTGATCGACTGGCATATCGCCGAAGGCACCGACTGCATCGGCGTGGTGGGCACCACCGGTGAATCCCCCACCGTCAATGTGGAAGAGCACTGCGAGATCATTCGCGTGGCCGTCGAGCAGGCCGCCAAGCGCGTGCCCATCATGGCCGGCTGCGGCGCGAACTCCACGCGCGAAGCCATCGAGCTGGCGCAGTTCGCCAAGTCCGTCGGCGCCGACAGCCAGCTGCAGGTCGTGCCCTACTACAACAAGCCCACGCAAGAGGGCCAGTACCAGCACTTCAAGGCGATTGCAGAAGCCGTGGGCGACCTGCCGACGATTCTCTACAACGTGCCCGGCCGCTCGGTCGCGGACATGCAGCACGACACCGTGCTGCGCCTGGCGCAGGTGCCGGGCATCATCGGCATCAAGGAAGCCACGGGCAACATCGAGCGCGCGCAATGGCTGATCCGCGATGTGCCCGCCGGCTTCGGCGTGTATTCGGGCGACGATCCGACCGCGGTGGCCTTGATGCTCTGCGGCGGCCATGGCAACGTCAGCGTCACCGCCAACGTCGCGCCGCGCCTGATGAGCGAGCTGTGCAAGGCGGCCCTGGCCGGCGACGTGCAGCGCGCGATGCAGATCCAGCTGCAGCTGATGCCGGTGCACAAGAACCTGTTCATCGAAGCCAACCCGATTCCCGTGAAATGGGCCGTCGCCCGCATGGGCCTGTGCGGCGCTACGATGCGCCTGCCAATGACCGACCTGAGCCCCCAACATGTGGACGCAGTCGAGGGCGCGCTGCGCTCCGCGGCGCTGATCTGAGCCCGCGTTCCCACTTATCAGAGCACCTAGGATTATTCGCGTGAAACCAACTACTGCACGTCTGGGCCTGCTGGGCCTGGCCATGGCGCTTTCTGCCTGCACCACCTTCACTCCGGAAAAGATCGACTACAAGAGCGCCACCAAGGCGCCGACGCTGGAAGTCCCGCCCGACCTGAGCCAGCTCACGCGCGACTCGCGCTACGCCGTTCCCGGCGGCGTGGTCTCGGCCAACGCCATGCAGGCGGGCCAGGCCAAGGCGCCGACCGGCGCGCAGACCGTGGTCAGCAACATCGGCGACGTGCGCATCGAGCGCGCGGGCACCGAACGCTGGCTCGTGATCCAGCGCCCCGCCGACCAGCTCTGGGACCCGGTGCGCGAGTTCTGGCTGGAAAACGGCTTCGTGCTGGTGCAGGAAGATGCCAAGCTCGGCATCATGGAAACCGACTGGGCCGAGAACCGCGCCAAGCTGCCGCAGGACGTGATCCGCGCGGCGCTGGGCAAGGTCTTCGACTCGCTGTACTCCACCGGCGAGCGCGACAAGTTCCGCACGCGCCTGGAGCGCAAGCCTGACGGCGGCACCGAGATCTACGTCACCCACCGCGGCATGATCGAGGTCTATTCGACGCAGGCCAAGGACTCGACGGCATGGCAGCCGCGCCCCGCCGACACGGAGCTGGAGACCGAGTTCCTGCGCCGCATGATGGTCCGGCTGGGTGTGAGCCAGGAGCAGTCGCAAGCCGCCGCGGCTTCGGTGCAGTCGGCACCGCCCGCGCCCAGCGCGCGCATGGACACCGTCGACAACGTGCCCGTGGTGCTGCTGGACGAAGGCTTCGACCGCGCCTGGCGCCGTGTCGGCCTGGCGCTCGACCGCACCGGCTTCACCGTCGAAGACCGCGACCGCAGCCGCGGCATCTACTTCGTGCGCTACGTCTCGCCCGAGGAGCAGAAGGCCAAGGGCTTCTTCAGCCGCATCTTCAGCCAGGGCGGCGAGGCTTCGGCACCGGTCAAGTACCAGGTGCAGGTGCGCACCGAGGGCGATCGCTCGACGGTGACGGTGCTGACTGCGGCCGGCGCTCCCGAGACCTCGGCCAACGCCCAGCGCATCGTGCGCGTGCTGACCGACGACCTGAAGTAAGCACAGCCACCGAACGGCCCCGCGCGGGCCGCTCACGACAAGCCACCGCCTGCGGTGGCTTTTTCATGCCCTGTGGCAAACCGCGGACGTAAAAAAACCCCGGTCTTGCGAACGGGGTTTTGTGCCAGGCCAAAGCCGGCGAACCGGCTTCAGCGCCGCAGCATTTACTTGGCAGCAGCAGCGCCGGCAGCGGCGTCGGCAGCAGCCTTGGCAGCATCTTCCGAAGCCTTGGCAGCGTCGGCCGAAGCGTCAGCAGCGTTGGCAGCAGCGCCAGCGGCGGCAGCGTCGGCGGCAGGAGCCGTAGCGGCAGCGTCAGCAGCGGGAGCGACCGGAGCGGTTTCCACGGGAGCAGCAGCAGGAGCTTCCACAGCAGGAGCGGCCACGGGTGCAGCTTCTTCCTTCTTGCCGCAAGCGACGAGAGCAGCAGCAGCGATCACGGTAGCCAGGACGAGGGAGTTCTTCATTTCGATTTTCCTATTTTGAGGAGCATTGAGAATTCGATATGCCATTAACGGCCAGCCTCTTGCAGCCATGGAACGTTGCGGCAGAGTCGCAAGATAATTGCTGCGACACAGCGAACGATTATAGGTACGGTTTCGGCAATCCTGACGATTCCTGACAACACTTCTACAAATGTCCACAACTTTTTTTAGGGTCAACCCTGTGGCGGCAGCGTCGGCATGATCGAGGCCTGTCCATTCAACGCGCGAGCTTGAATCTTCGCCTGTCAGACGAATGCCCGCACACATGTCAGACAGCGCTACGTACCCATCCCGCCTCGTACCAGGACGACAATAATTCCAGCGCATCGTCGCTGGCCTTGGCGAGTTCGCGCGCCGACAGCGCGCGCTGGTCGGCCAGCAGGCGCATCAGCTTCGCGTCGCGGCCCCCGGCGAGATAGCTCTCGCCGTTGATGAACACATGGCGTGCGTCGTACATCATGCGCGTGCGCCGGTCGAGCACCACGGCTTCGAGCATGACGCCCTCCTCGCCGGCCTCGAACCAGACATTGGGCTTGGGATCGGTCAGGTATTCGCCCAGCGCACGCTCCAGCGCCAGCGGCTCGGCGAGCGCGCGCTGCAGCGCGGCGCGCGCGAACTCGGCCATGCTCGCCGGAATCTCGCCCGGGTGGGCCACGGCTTCCTGCTTTGGATCCTTGTAGAGCACCGGCGTTTCGGGCTCATCGGGTTCGTCCGACATGCGCAGCAGCAGCTCGCGCGCCAGTTCCTCGCGCGCCGGGGCGCGAAAGCCGATCGAATAGGTCATGCACTCGCCTTCGGCCACGCCGTCATGGGCATAGCGCGGCGGCAGATACAGCATGTCGCCGGGCTCGAGCACGAATTCCTGCTCGGGCTCGAAATCGGCCAGGATCTTCAGCGGCACGCCTTCCTGCAGCGTCAGGTCCTTCTGCCGGCCGATGCGCCAGCGGCGCTTGCCGTGCGCCTGCAGCAGGAACACGTCATAGCTGTCGAAATGCGGGCCCACGCCGCCGCCGTCGGTGGCGTAGCTGATCATCAGGTCATCCAGGCGGGCTTCGGGCACGAAGCGGAACTGCTGCAACAGCGCATGCACGCCCGCGTCATGCAGGTCCACGCCCTGCACCAGCAGCGACCAGGCCTTCTGGCTCAGCGCCGGCAGGTCCTGGCTGCCGAACGGGCCATGGTCCATCGTCCAGCCCTTCTTCTGCTGGCGGATCAGCCGCGACTCGACGCCATCCTGGCCGGCCAGATCAAACAGCGCATCGCGGCCCACGGGCGCCACCATGCCTGGAATGGCCTGGCGCACCAGCAGCGGCTTCTTGTGCCAGTGGCGGCGCATGAACTGGGAAGCGGTCATTCCGCCCAGCAGGGCAAGGGGTTGGTCAATATCCATGGCAGTCAGCTACTTGCAATCTATTAATGGACTGCATTGTCCTATGTAAGCCGTGACAGGGGTTTGCTTGACGTTCGCCCTGAGCCTGTCGAAGGGTGAACGGTCTGTCCTCGAAACCGTGCACGCCATGCCTGACTCAACGCAATGCCCGGAACTCCGTCGGCGCCATTCCGGTATACGCCTTGAACGCGCGGCTGAAATGCGCGCTGCTGCTGAAGCCGCAGCCGAACGCGATATCAGTGATGGTGCGCGCGGCGTTGCGGGCGTCGCGCAACTCGCGCATGCACAGC
This window encodes:
- a CDS encoding MFS transporter — encoded protein: MMQVLLCGGAVVTLSMGIRHGFGLWLQPITQEMGWSRESFAMAIAIQNIAWGIMGIFAGMVADRFGAFRVLLAGAAAYALGLAGMALSSTPLWFALTAGLLIGVAQAGTTYAVVFGVLGRQIPAARRSWAMGVIAATGSFGQFFMVPVEGALIAQIGWSNALLVLAMLVLIIVPLAFGLREPGLAGRSSAPREQSVAQAVTEAFRTPSFLLLTAGYFVCGFQVMFIGVHMPSYLKDYGLAPHVASYSLALVGLFNIFGTYLAGNLGQHFPKRYLLAGIYLARSVVTVAFLLVPLSPWSVYAFSAAMGFLWLSTVPLTNATVAQIFGVQHLSMLGGFVFFSHQVGSFLGVWLGGYLYDRSGSYDIVWYLSIALGIFAALINLPVREAALQRRPLAA
- a CDS encoding class I SAM-dependent methyltransferase, which produces MTHTPFHASPWIQRFSHLVPAGGTVLDVACGQGRHVHWFAQRGHPCVGIDRSADALAALPASAQRVCADIEGGAWPLPGTQFAAVVVTNYLWRALLPTLVASVAPGGVLLYETFADGNARFGKPSRPDFLLQPGELLRACAGELQVVAYEDGFLDGPPRCVQRIAARRPAPGAGVPAAL
- the dapA gene encoding 4-hydroxy-tetrahydrodipicolinate synthase gives rise to the protein MTSSTVALTGSIVALVTPMHEDGSVDYPSLRKLIDWHIAEGTDCIGVVGTTGESPTVNVEEHCEIIRVAVEQAAKRVPIMAGCGANSTREAIELAQFAKSVGADSQLQVVPYYNKPTQEGQYQHFKAIAEAVGDLPTILYNVPGRSVADMQHDTVLRLAQVPGIIGIKEATGNIERAQWLIRDVPAGFGVYSGDDPTAVALMLCGGHGNVSVTANVAPRLMSELCKAALAGDVQRAMQIQLQLMPVHKNLFIEANPIPVKWAVARMGLCGATMRLPMTDLSPQHVDAVEGALRSAALI
- the bamC gene encoding outer membrane protein assembly factor BamC, which encodes MKPTTARLGLLGLAMALSACTTFTPEKIDYKSATKAPTLEVPPDLSQLTRDSRYAVPGGVVSANAMQAGQAKAPTGAQTVVSNIGDVRIERAGTERWLVIQRPADQLWDPVREFWLENGFVLVQEDAKLGIMETDWAENRAKLPQDVIRAALGKVFDSLYSTGERDKFRTRLERKPDGGTEIYVTHRGMIEVYSTQAKDSTAWQPRPADTELETEFLRRMMVRLGVSQEQSQAAAASVQSAPPAPSARMDTVDNVPVVLLDEGFDRAWRRVGLALDRTGFTVEDRDRSRGIYFVRYVSPEEQKAKGFFSRIFSQGGEASAPVKYQVQVRTEGDRSTVTVLTAAGAPETSANAQRIVRVLTDDLK
- a CDS encoding cupin domain-containing protein — protein: MDIDQPLALLGGMTASQFMRRHWHKKPLLVRQAIPGMVAPVGRDALFDLAGQDGVESRLIRQQKKGWTMDHGPFGSQDLPALSQKAWSLLVQGVDLHDAGVHALLQQFRFVPEARLDDLMISYATDGGGVGPHFDSYDVFLLQAHGKRRWRIGRQKDLTLQEGVPLKILADFEPEQEFVLEPGDMLYLPPRYAHDGVAEGECMTYSIGFRAPAREELARELLLRMSDEPDEPETPVLYKDPKQEAVAHPGEIPASMAEFARAALQRALAEPLALERALGEYLTDPKPNVWFEAGEEGVMLEAVVLDRRTRMMYDARHVFINGESYLAGGRDAKLMRLLADQRALSARELAKASDDALELLSSWYEAGWVRSAV